atacaacctgagatacattataaattatgttgCAAAATATGTTAAAGATATAATATTCTTTATTAAGCAGTTAATCACTGAATATTAATAACGGAAGAATATTGGAGTAAGGATTTAAgttgaaagttattaaacTTGAGTTGTATTTtacgtatttaaaaatttggtggccctgaaaagggccgttttcaacttAAGTCTGAacttaagtatttaattaggGAGTATTGTCACCTGTGCCATAATGTAAACTTCGTCGCTGGCTTCGTGTAATATACCAAAGAAGTCGTCTTTGTCATATCGTCTGATGCAGCTGCCCAAGTGGATATAATCGTCGTAGGCCTTGAACGGAGCAGACTTCTCGGTGAGCGTTATCAAGTTACCAAGCAAGTCAAGGGCAAAGCACTGCACGGTGTATTTCGTCTTGAGGTCTTTCGATTTGGACGGTTGGATGCCCAAGGAAAGCCAAAAGGTATCCTCTCGGTCGTGGCTTAGCTCCATACGGAAACTCCATGTTTCGTTGATGTCTGGTCTTGGATACAAGGGTGACTCCTTCACCTCAACAGATCCAGACTCTGTCGTGTACAACTTCTTGCTGATTTCAGTCAGCTTAAATGTGTGACCAGTAACGTTCAACGGAATACTCATTGAGTAGTTGAAGTTCATCTTGATGCGTGAAGTTGAAAGCTTGGATAATTTCACGTGACGTACAAGGTAAGTTGTCAGCTGGAAATGACTTGTAATGACCGTCTGGTCGTTAAGTAACCTCTGATCTTTACCATCTCCACCGCTAAATTTCAACATACTGCTTTCTAATTGGTTCGCAGTTACCAACGCGGAAATGTTTGTGCAATTGTTTTCTATTGGGGAGCGCGCACCAACCACAGCAAAGGAAATATCCCCTCTACTGCTTCTAGCTTTCTCATTGGCTCGCTGGTACCGACGCTGTgaatattgttgttatttttcatcGGAATCTGcgatctaataaaataattcttcgagctcgaaaattcaattgcctgcagttttttttctatgatctTTTTAAGCTCTTACAAGTAAGgttttatgctgaagtttgaaaatttgagaatcgaaaatcatcaatgaagaagcagtttttaaaatttaactcccgattatgttcagtaaaatcaGTGTATAGAAACGGAAGTCAATGTCACAGatcgaaatcaagatttaaataagttttgacttatgtcagaaacaataaaatttgaaatatgcgagaaaaatattaaaaactgcgttttctcaatttttttgttgataatatgattcaaactaaaaaacaagttagatgacattatatgatgatcgaCAAAAAACATAAAGAAGAATAGATGTTATGATTTTacacatagaaaaattttagtacatcatattattaactatccggaaaaaatatcttaaaatgttattttttcaatgtttcaacgccgatatcttttgaagtTATTAACTGATTTTGACATTTGAACTAGCAATCCGCGCGTTTCATGgaattctaaagctgattaaaattttaaaccaatCAGTTTAGCTgcttcgaaaatatttggaaaaacttgttttttactacttttctctacaacgatatctcgcaaacgaatcaatcgattttgatggttaaggcggcaatcgacgtatttcattaaattctagagctgatcaaattttaaaattgtttggttaagtaatttcaaagatattcgcaaataactgttttttaccatttctttctcccctgatatctctcgaacaaagtAAACGATTAAGATGGCTAAGGCTGCAATCGACGCGTATcatcaaattctagagctgattagattttgaagttgatcgtTTGAGTGTAAATTTATTAGCATTTTCGGATCTCAAAGTCACGTAATTAACATTAGTGTGATTGATTGGTAACTGCGAGGATGATGGGTTTCTCctaaaattgtaattacaaGGATGTGCGCCGAACATTGATTGCGGCTCATATTAAAATCATTCGGTAGAATTACGTTCGTCGCACTTACCGATAAattacactaatttttatggtATGTTTATTCACTCTTATTTTCAAGCTCTGTCTTTGAGATTGAAAAtgctagtaaatttatttgaaacaatataaatttaaaatcttaatatatttacatctACTTTTGCagcttatagtttttttactatttattttctaatcttCCAACGGAAAATCAATTGGTTTGTTtagtttcaatattttcatgcAAATATATTCATGAATGTTAACGAATattcttattataattattttcaatagtggttttgtcattattattattattattgttattattattatgattattattattattgacgaaaatttgcataaaacttgcgatacaatttgacgtaaacttactacccgaattcaaatccaaatttattttaaaagtcgtaTACCAAATACcatcaaaaacggaaaagcccgaagttatcagacatttgacgaaaatttcattggaacttttattagtgtttttttctagtaatcaAAAAGTGACCTCTATATTAAGGAAAAATCAaccactaatttttttccgagttttgatatcaaattgtcggccaattcGGACAGCaaactttgataattttaattatcaaatttctatcaatttcaagctaaggtggcttttagggttatttcgtacatctaacattgtggcgctacctgtcaataccttattagcaaaatttgaaaatcgggtttttaacgaatggaaacatataattatttttaatcggaagatttattattgttacacaaaaaaaaatattatttttattggagactactaatggcaaatttagtttcttaattacatttttattataaataaattactgtttttttttttgtgttaaccGGCAATTATCGACAAACGATTTCCTAgtaatttgaatgaaaaaattaataaaatatcgaagtagaagggtcaaatggaaaaaattaaaggctaatttttatttactttttcataattaagcaattaactcacaaacaactttgatagaccgacattgatcgacaaacgaccaaaaaaCGATTGCAATCAGAATAAATCCGATCGGCTTACattgagttggtttataatgaggAGTTAAGTAAGTGGAGCTAAGATATACAACTTCAGCCataagcgatttctgataatcaaGTTGGAAGCGAGCTAGTGGCAACCAACTGCAGCAACTTGTTATCAAGTTGGCCACAAAGATTGTtggcatttccataagttgacggcaattagtcgcctattttctgaaaaaatgtgTACTAACAGTTGGCATTCCCTTAGTTGACACGGTTGACAGAaagttgacttaaatttttttttagaaagttggcgtcaggttgcggcagtcgattatcgtcaactttctagaaatgttggtaacaacttgtagtcaataataacgtcagaattttgaatttcgttctgttgtatataaagttatatccgCTAAACAGTACCAAAATCGGACAACTtagtgctatatatatatatgtatgtacagaTATAAATGTAGATCAGTTGAAGTATGTTTACTTAGTGATTGCGTCAAAAATACGtataattatctctaattaagtaattattattgactaacaattaatgatgcatcagataattttaaaaattttcaaaatataatccgtGATTAACTTTCTTATGTTCTATCTAACTACCCgcaatgtctatatttaaaaattacctctcTAATAAGGGATctacagtgtatatatatatatcatttagtGCTATCTacagatcaattaaattatcatttttatttagtaattgcgttgaaaatatgtatagatctctaataaatactttattattgacaaacaatgaattatgcgtcgaataatactaaaaatcgaaaaatataataacactacaaaaaaaaataaatcctaccaaaaacagattcgctgtataaagtcgcgccaagtacacgtttaaaattttttaaaagtaaaaaaaaaattattttttacaaaaaaaaaagttaaatcgaaaaaataccaagtacctgaTATGATGCAAGatcataacaaatattttcataaaattaaaaaaaaaaatttcaatgtacttggtgtgcgttactacatgtactcaagcaaaattaatttctaataaaatcaaatatgttttttttttactcttttgtaagcacaccaagtacattgaaattttgttataccattttttttttaattttatgaaagtgtttgttatgattttgcatcatattaggtacttggtattttttcgatttgacttttttttttttgtaaaaaagaattttttttttacttttaaaaaattttaaacgtgtacttggcgcgactttatacagagaatctatTTTTGGTAGGATATCTATAATCTGAAAGacatcataaaatatattgtaataaacgtttttttttttttttgcttctttTTGCTATCATCCCAATTGAGCCACGATCCAGTTACTATACTACGTaactattgtaataaatttgtaataaatgttagaaaatttattatctttattaagcatttaacaaataattactaatttcgGAAGGGTTTTGGGAAAAGGATAAGAGTTGAGGTATATGAAACTTGGATTATCGTTTACGAATTAGAAATTTAGTGGCCTTggaaagggccgttttcaacccaAATTTCGGAAACTTGAGTATCTTATGATGGAGAGTCGTGAGCTGGAAAAAAAAGGCGGTATTTTCACACGATACTAtccgtaaaaataaatatacatatacaacctgagatacattataaattatgttgCAAAATATGTTAAAGATATAATATTCTTTATTAAGCAGTTAATCACTGAATATTAATAACGGAAGAATATTGGAGTAAGGATTTAAgttgaaagttattaaacTTGAGTTGTATTTtacgtatttaaaaatttggtggccctgaaaagggccgttttcaacttAAGTCTGAacttaagtatttaattaggGAGTATTGTCACCTGTGCCATAATGTAAACTTCGTCGCTGGCTTCGTGTAATATACCAAAGAAGTCGTCTTTGTCATATCGTCTGATGCAGCTGCCCAAGTGGATATAATCGTCGTAGGCCTTGAACGGAGCAGACTTCTCGGTGAGCGTTATCAAGTTACCAAGCAAGTCAAGGGCAAAGCACTGCACGGTGTATTTCGTCTTGAGGTCTTTCGATTTGGACGGTTGGATGCCCAAGGAAAGCCAAAAGGTATCCTCTCGGTCGTGGCTTAGCTCCATACGGAAACTCCATGTTTCGTTGATGTCTGGTCTTGGATACAAGGGTGACTCCTTCACCTCAACAGATCCAGACTCTGTCGTGTACAACTTCTTGCTGATTTCAGTCAGCTTAAATGTGTGACCAGTAACGTTCAACGGAATACTCATTGAGTAGTTGAAGTTCATCTTGATGCGTGAAGTTGAAAGCTTGGATAATTTCACGTGACGTACAAAGTAAGTTGTCAGCTGGAAATGACTTGTAATGACCGTCTGGTCGTTAAGTAACCTCTGATCTTTACCATCTCCACCGCTAAATTTCAACATACTGCTTTCTAATTGGTTCGCAGTTACCAACGCGGAAATGTTTGTGCAATTGTTTTCTATTGGGGAGCGCGCACCAACCACAGCAAAGGAAATATCCCCTCTACTGCTTCTAGCTTTCTCATTGGCTCGCTGGTACCGACGCTGTgaatattgttgttatttttcatcGGAATCTGcgatctaataaaataattcttcgagctcgaaaattcaattgcctgcagttttttttctatgatctTTTTAAGCTCTTACAAGTAAGgttttatgctgaagtttgaaaatttgagaatcgaaaatcatcaatgaagaagcagtttttaaaatttaactcccgattatgttcagtaaaatcaGTGTATAGAAACGGAAGTCAATGTCACAGatcgaaatcaagatttaaataagttttgacttatgtcagaaacaataaaatttgaaatatgcgagaaaaatattaaaaactgcgttttctcaatttttttgttgataatatgattcaaactaaaaaacaagttagatgacattatatgatgatcgaCAAAAAACATAAAGAAGAATAGATGTTATGATTTTacacatagaaaaattttagtacatcatattattaactatccggaaaaaatatcttaaaatgttattttttcaatgtttcaacgccgatatcttttgaagtTATTAACTGATTTTGACATTTGAACTAGCAATCCGCGCGTTTCATGgaattctaaagctgattaaaattttaaaccaacCAGTTTAGCTgcttcgaaaatatttggaaaaacttgttttttactacttttctctacaacgatatctcgcaaacgaatcaatcgattttgatggttaaggcggcaatcgacgtatttcattaaattctagagctgatcaaattttaaaattgtttggttaagtaatttcaaagatattcgcaaataactgttttttaccatttctttctcccctgatatctctcgaacaaagtGACTGATTAAGATggctaaggtggcaatcgacgcgtatcatcaaattctagagctgattagattttgaagttgatcgtTTGAGTGTAAATTTATTAGCATTTTCGGATCTCAAAGTCACGTAATTAACATTAGTGTGATTGATTGGTAACTGCGAGGATGATGGGTTTCTCctaaaattgtaattacaaGGATGTGCGCCGAACATTGATTGCGGCTCATATTAAAATCATTCGGTAGAATTACGTTCGTCGCACTTACCGATAAattacactaatttttatggtATGTTTATTCACTCTTATTTTCAAGCTCTGTCTTTGAGATTGAAAAtgctagtaaatttatttgaaacaatataaatttaaaatcttaatatatttacatctACTTTTGCagcttatagtttttttactatttattttctaatcttCCAACGGAAAATCAATTGGTTTGTTtagtttcaatattttcatgcAAATATATTCATGAATGTTAACGAATattcttattataattattttcaatagtggttttgtcattattattattattattgttattattattattattattattattattattattattattattattattattattattattattattattattattattattattattattattattattattattattattcttattatcattattattattgtgtgtGGACGCGTTTTCGTGGTGCTTCGTTTTTGACGATGAAAGGTTGATGTTGTTTgtgttatttattgaaattaatgtgATCGttgtgtttaaaataattaattgtactgattaatatataaatgttatcTGCTGCAATAGTTTAAGAGTTTAATTAAGAGTAAAAAGATATAACGAGAAAATTGAGGTTAGCTTATTCGAGAATAAGGTGCGTTCACATGGTATTGGCATATATTTGTACTGTAGACAATGTAATGGTGCGAGCCCTATAGCAAGTGTTACTGTTGTGATCGCAACTTTATTGATCGAGCTATATATTGTTTACTACATGGATACTGTAGAATATCAATGCTATCATTGTAAacataaaaacttaaaaaaaccTCATTACTGTAATGGTTGTAATAACTCATTTCACATGTGCTGTCTAAAAAAGAAGCACAAAATAGTAAGTGAAAAGAATGAGATAATTGTATGTCCAGCTAAACTGACGGAAATGGGGGGACATTTGCAAGAAATGGAAGCTGCTGATGCTGGTAATAGGAAACGAAGATGTCTTGAAGAGGGAACAGAATATGAGAGTGGAGATGTAACTGCAAGACTGGACggtataatgaataaaatcagTGACCTGACAATAAGTCAAGATAATCTGTTATTCGATATCAacgaaatgatatttaatgaactaaaggaattgaaaacaaatataGAATATATGATTGTAAATACAGTTAGAAAAGAAatacagaatttaaaaaatgaaattatgaacACTAATACGATACATAATAAGCAAACAAACGGCAGAGAGACAGTcgaaaagaagaaaaaagaagATTTATACGCAATAAAAGCACAAAAATCTAGATTAGATACCATAATAATTGAACCGAAAGCTAGCCAAGATAATATGAAAACTATGTCTCAAGTAAAAAAGAGCATTGACGTGGTAAAATTTGGTGTTGAAATTGACAGAATAAGTAATGCACAGAGAGGAAAAGTGATCTTAGgctgtaaaaataaagatgaCACGAGCAAAATTGCTCATGAATTAAAAACGAAAATCGGACAAAGCTATAACATTAGAGTTCCAGAGAAGAAACTTCCGAAACTTAAAGTAATCGACGTGGAAGAGGATGTATTAGTAATGAAAGAAGATGAAATAGTGGAGCTGATGACTAGACAAAATGAAATTGTGATTAATAGAGACAATaagatagaaataaaaaagatcgcaagaggaaaaaatttgacgagTATTTTGATTGTTGAAACAGATCCAAAGTTACACAAAACTATGTTAGAGAAGAGGCGAATCAAACTAGGATGGAGTAATTGCCGGGTGTTTGATTGTATTAGCGTCGTTAGATGTTTTAAATGTTGGGGTTACCATCACTTTGCCAAAGATtgtaaaaaagaaatggtaaTTTGCAGAAAGTGCGCAGGAAACCATGCGGAGAAGGAATGTCAAAGCGATATGCATAAATGCATTAATTGCACTAAAATGGTCGAAGAGTTTAAGATCAAGGGGATAGATGTACGTCATACGGCAACAGATGAGGCATGCAGTTACTATTTAagggtaaaaaataaacaacagAAGAACACAAAATACTATAGTGAATAGCAACGACGAAATActgaaatgaatttatatagtgatgaatttatattattaacaaatattcaaggatttagtaaaaatagaaatgaattagaaataataataaatgctaTGAGACCTGAGATAATTTGCATCACTGAAACACATGTTATAGAAGATATGGAAAATATCGAATTGAATATAGAGAACTACAATAATATAGGAATGACTTCTGAAAATAGAAGAACAGGAGGAGTGACAACATATCTGAGGAAAGATATTGCTtacaaagaaataaagaaTGTTGTAGATAatcagaatgaaaaaaatatgtggaTATGTAGTGCAGAATTAAAAGGCAAATATGAGGGAATAATTGTTAGTAATATTTATCACTCACCTAACCAAAGCCAtgaacaatttattaatagattaGTAGAAGAAGCAAAAAACAGAGAAAGGTCAAGTAATTATGGTCGGAgatttcaatataaatgttgCGAAAGATAGTCAGTATTCAAGGAAGTTGTTGAAAGACATGAAAGGTATAGGACTAAAGCAATGGGTTAGATCTTATACGAGATGCACTAAGTTTTCAAATACaacaattaatttagttttctCAGATATGAGTATTGCGACAGAAGTTTTGGATAAGCCAAAAATTACAGACCACTCAATAGTTAAAATTAATCTAcctaatagaataaaaaatgcagAACGAAACAACAACTTTGGTATCATAAAAAGAAGAGattatagtaattttgatAACGAAACTTTTAAGGagttattagaaaataaatgtaagaAATGGCTAGAGAAAGAGCAAATTCATAATGAGTTTAATCTTGACAGAAAAGTAGAAGCATTGATGCAAGTGATGATGGAAAGTATCGATGCTATTGCTCCAGTTATCATAAAAAGGGTATCTTTAAAATGGCAGAGTAAACCTTggtttaataaacaaattgaaaaaaaaatacgtcaaAAGGATGCAATGTATATAAAAGCCAAGAGAGAAAAATGTGACAGTAAGTGGTGTGAATACAGGAAACTACGTAATGAAACAATTGCAGAACTACGGATAACTAAACAGAATTATTACGAAGAACAAATCGTCAAACATAAGCAAGAACCAAAGAGAATGTGGAAAAAACTGAAGGAAATTGTAGGTCATAAAAGAATAAGTGAGGGAccaaaagaaattatattcGATGAAGTAAGTTATACggatgagaaaataatagctGACAAGttcaacaattatttcattgaaagtatagataaaattgtcGAGGAACTGCAAGTAAATGAACGTAGAGAACTGGAATCCTATCCTGTACTTTATGAAACAAAGTTAgatgaatttataattgctTATGTAAACCaaatagacaaaattataaaaaaattagataaaaataaggGAAAGAATGAAAGCATCTCtactgatattattattaaaatatggaATGTCAACACAAGTATAATcactgaattaattaatagtagcATAGAAGAAGGTATAGTTCCTGAAGCGTGGAAAAATTCTCTGATTTATCCAATCCAGAAAGTCAAAGGAAGTTTAAGAGCTGAAGACCATCGACCGATTAACACGCTACCtgtattggaaaaaatattagaagaaataattaaaaaacagcTAGAAGATCATGtacaaagaaataatataataagtgATGAGCAATCTGGATTTAGGACTGGACATTCATGTGAGACAGCCTTGCAAAAGGTAATAGGTGAATGGAGAGACGGTTTTGATAACGGAAAAATGTTTGGAGTATTGTTTCTTGACTTGAAGCGGGCGTTTGAGACggtgaatataaataaattaattgacaaaCTAGAAATGAATTATGGTATAAGTGGTAAGGCAATTAAATGGTTAGCATCATATTTGACAAGTAGAACGCAACAAGTTCAGTATGGAAAAGtattgt
This genomic window from Microplitis demolitor isolate Queensland-Clemson2020A chromosome 6, iyMicDemo2.1a, whole genome shotgun sequence contains:
- the LOC106693924 gene encoding uncharacterized protein LOC106693924, giving the protein MRPEIICITETHVIEDMENIELNIENYNNIGMTSENRRTGGVTTYLRKDIAYKEIKNVVDNQNEKNMWICSAELKGKYEGIIVSNIYHSPNQSHEQFINRLVEEAKNRERSKRNNNFGIIKRRDYSNFDNETFKELLENKCKKWLEKEQIHNEFNLDRKVEALMQVMMESIDAIAPVIIKRVSLKWQSKPWFNKQIEKKIRQKDAMYIKAKREKCDSKWCEYRKLRNETIAELRITKQNYYEEQIVKHKQEPKRMWKKLKEIVGHKRISEGPKEIIFDEVSYTDEKIIADKFNNYFIESIDKIVEELQVNERRELESYPVLYETKLDEFIIAYVNQIDKIIKKLDKNKGKNESISTDIIIKIWNVNTSIITELINSSIEEGIVPEAWKNSLIYPIQKVKGSLRAEDHRPINTLPVLEKILEEIIKKQLEDHVQRNNIISDEQSGFRTGHSCETALQKVIGEWRDGFDNGKMFGVLFLDLKRAFETVNINKLIDKLEMNYGISGKAIKWLASYLTSRTQQVQYGKVLSEKNIVKNGVPQGSKLGPLLFILYINDIVRIAKRVISYI